DNA from Chiloscyllium plagiosum isolate BGI_BamShark_2017 chromosome 35, ASM401019v2, whole genome shotgun sequence:
TGTGTAAGCATCAAATTTAAAGCGAGTTTTGCACTCTGGACTTATGTCCAGTGGAAATCAGCCTGAAAACAAGAGGACTGGTGTGAAGTTGTCAGTCAATAATCTTTTAGTCAAAGCTTCTGTGGTTCTTCATTACAGACATGACCATGTTTGGAGAGTGGATCTTCTGACCAGAACTAAGGCGTCAAACACAGGAAATGTCCCAGTCTGCCTTGAGGATTaaactggctgctgcattttAATGTCGTGGCAGAGAGAGAGTGCTCCAGTCATCACCAGATGGCTCGTAAGTGAATCTTGGTAAAATATGCAAATAGATTGAACTATCCATTAGAATCCAACAATGCTAAGGGTGGGCTGAGCTACACATCAACCTTTAGGATAGGAGCTGCATACAAGAGGACCTAaacagttctgtacagtctttattGAGAAAACTGAAACAATACGTTAGAAGTTGACTTCCTCGGAGTTTCCCAGCTGTTGCAAAACAGACATTTTCTACTCCATTTGCAGGAAACTATTTACACTCATTTTGAGGCAGAGGGGATCTGGGAACAGATTGGACCCTTGttatactttggcaggaagaccaTCGCGATCTTTCCTTACCAGGTGATTGGATCCCAATCTGAATCTTTGCAGCAAGTTGCTGGCCTCAGGACagttacaaacaaaaaaaacttgtgcCTTTCAGTTTTAAGATGTTCCAAGGTACGCTGTAGCCATTTAAGTTATAATGCTGTATGTCCACCAGACTGAGTAGCCCATGTGTTCCACCTGAAAAACAATacttcagacagtgcagcactccctcaatactataCAGGACTGTTAACCTGGATTTTGGACTAACGTTCTGGAGATGGTCTTAAAACATCAACCTTCTGATTTGGGAAGTGCTACCACTGAGCTCCAGTCTGGTCCCTCCTTGAGCAGGATAAGTGGAAGGCTATGCAGGAAAATAATTGAAACAAATGATTTGTCAAGCAATGTAGGCTGCTGTGCCACCTGAACTGATTCGCAAATTGAGAAAAATGAACTTGTGTATGTGGAGCCAGCTGCTATCGAATAACTGTTATACAATTTCTCTTGGTACTTTTCGAGAAGTCAAGTGGCAAATTCAGCTAGAATTCTCCAGCAATCTTGGATTCCATACATTTGTGTATACACGTACGGAAGCTGTGAATCTGATCAGACCCAATGTGCAGCTTCTGACGAATGGCCATTACGCAGTCTCTGTCCAAGCTCTTGTCTGATTGGCTACTTGGTGAGACTGGGAGGCAAGGAATTCTGTCCCTGCCAGAACCTGTAATTTGAGGAATGGAGAGATGAGCAAACaaggagaaaaaagaaaatcactAACTAATTTTATTGtcttgtttcttaaaaaaaaacttcacaggCTTCTTCAGATGGCTCGTAGACTTTAAGAGGAACAGGAACTCAAGTCCGAACTCCAGGTTGAATCCATGTTCCAGCCCCCAGACGAGTGACAGGACAAAAAGTCCCTGTGGAGATCTAAGATCCTGCAGcacctcactgtccacaaccACCTTGTCATCATGGAAACTTGACAGCAGTGCCCGATGGAGTAAAGAGTATGACGTGTGTGTCTGTCACACTGAGGATGATATAATGTACGTACAGGACCTCGTGTCTTTCTTTGAATTGCATCCTCACAGTCTGCGCTGCTTCCTGCAGTTCAGGGACGCAACTCCAGGGGGTGCTGTCTGCACTGAACTTTGCCAAGCTGTCAGGGAGAGCCATTGCTGGGTGTTGGTCATCACACCCAGCTTTCTTAAGGACCCATGGTGCAGGTACCAGATGCAACAGGCACTGTCTGAATCGCCAATGGCTAATGGACGGATTATTCCTGTCCGCAAGCAACTGGAACGGAAGGATTACCCCCAGGAGCTTCGCTTTATGTTTGGTATTGATGTCAGGCAGGACAAAGAAAATGGATTCCAAAAGATCAAGTGTGCTATAATGCATTGTAAGTACTTTCAGATGCAAATGATGTACAATTGAGACCAGTTAAACATTACAGGTAATTAGTGATTAAATATTTATACCATTGGCCAGGCCATAGATGTTGGAaataattacacaatgaaactTAATGTGGATTAATGTAACATGAACTCGCTTGCAACACAGAGTTCTCATGACTTCTTCCAAATCCCTGCTCAGCCTGATCTGACTCCCTGTTCCTGATTCAATTGTAACACAGTCATGGATCCTGACAAACTGTGATAACAGACTCTCACTATGGAATACCGCTCTGGAATCACACTTTATCATGAACCTACGACAAGACTTGGCTGAAAATTGGATAGGTTTGGCAGCTCAGCATTCCTGGTTATAGGATATTCAGGGGAGAGTGAGGGGActagaaggtgggggtgagagtTGCATTATTGATCAAGGAATCCATTACAGCAGTGCAAAGAGATGATTTGTTGGAGGATCAACAAATGGGGCTTTCTGGGTGTAAGTTTACAAAATGAAATGCTATTTGGGGTGTACTTTTCGGTCCAAAATTGTCATGGAAAGATCAAAGATTACATTTCAGAGAAGTGAAATATTAGAAGGGCGGTAAGAGAAGATTTTAGCTTGCCAAATATTACTTGGAAGAATTTGTGTGCCAGGAAAAGAGGGATCAAAGCTCTTAAATTGCATTTATGAGAAGCTTTTCAGCAGTATGGAGAAAGCCCAACAAGGGAGAGATCTGGACCTAATATTTTGGAAGTGAGCCCAGGTGCGTGAAAAGCATGTCAATAATGGAGCATTTCCGAGATTTAGATTTAgggtagttatggaaaaggataaggatgGGTTTGGAATAAAAGCTTTTAAACTGATTAAAGGATAACTCTACTAAGATAAAATACAACCGGGAGCAAAtggactgggagcagctacttgcagaTAAACTGTCAGAACAGGGGGAGGAATTAAAAGGGGGCGAAAGAAATGTTTCGGGCAAATATCTCCCCATAAAGGGACCAAGGCTGGAGAACTAGGATATCGAGGAGCACAAACATTTGGGATAAAGGTAAAAGAGAAGTTTATTGTAGATACCATGGGTTCGGTATGGTAGAAGAGTATTGAAAGTGTTGTGGGGGATACTTAAAATTAGGAAAACTAAGAGCATGGATGAGATTGCATTGGTGTGTAGAATagtgtttaaatatataaagATCAAGAGAATATCATTGGTTATAATAGACCCCATAGAGTTAGTGTCTGTGGACCTGGAAAATGTGGGTACAGTCCTCAACAAATACTTTTGAGTTGGTCTTGATAGTAGTAAAGGATGATGCAGGAGGATGGATGACTGTGAAATACTAGACTAAAGTAACAGAAGGGTGAGGTAAGGGTGAAATGGAGTTTAGCAACccttaaaagtggataagtccgcAGGCCTGGATGAGTTTTATGTCAGGCTGTTGAGGAAGGCAGAGGTCTGGGCAGTAATTTCcaaatcctctctggccacagtgAGGTGCCATAAGACTGGAGAACGACTAATGTTGTTCCATTATTAAAAAAGAAAGGAtagaccaggaaattacaggcctgtctCATCCAGTGATGGAGACATTATAAACAATTGAGTGACCGATATATCTGCATTCGGAAACACACTGATTAATCAGGGATGGTCaccatggatttgttaagggaataTCATGTTTGACTGTTTTGCTGAGGGTAAAGCCTGTATATGggcaccatggtggctcagtggttagcattgctgcctcagcgccagggacccgggttcaattccagcctcgggtgactgtctgtgtggagtttgcacattctccccgtgtctgcatgggtttcctccgggtgctccagtttctttccacaatccaaagatgtgcaggtttggtgaattggccatgctaagttgtccatcgtgttcagggatgtgttaagtgtgaatgtaggggaatggatttgggtgggttggcgtgaacttgttgggccgaaggtcctgtttccacactgtaggaattcttctTTAAAATATCATCTGGATGAAGTTTGGCAAGGTTTTTCATGAGGCCCCTAATGACCACGTACTGGTCAAGAAAATAAGAGCCCACAGGATCCAAGGCAATTGGCACATTGAAATCAAAATTGGCCAAGAGACAGGAAGCAGGGTATGATGGTAGAAGGATGCTTCTGTAACACAGTCTGTTTCTACTAGGTTCCCCAGGGCTCAGTGCTGTTTGTGATGCAAATCAAAGATTTGGACTTGACTATAAGGAATATGAAAGGCGGAGCAGAAgcgatgagttgaatggcctaattctgctcctatgtcttatggcctggAGTGTGTTCAAGAAGTTCACGGATAGCATGAAAATTGCTAGGGTCGTAAATGTAGAGGGCCATAGCTGAAAATCGCAGGAGGATATTAATAGACTGGTCAGCTGGGTAAAGAAGGGGTAAATGGTAGGACACTGGAAAGGCACCTTGGTGCACATATCCGCAAATCcttgaaggtagcagggcaggtagataaggtagtcaagaaggcatttgggatacttgcctttattaatcgaggtatagaatacaagagcagggaggttattctgCAACTGGATTACAACAGTGGTTTACCACAACTGTGTTACTAaatgcagttctgttcaccatgttataggaaggatgtgattgcactagtgTGCAGCACAATTTATCAGGATGCTCcctgagctatgaggaaagattggataggctggagctgttttccttggggcAGCAAAGTTTGAGAGGGAGCCTGACAGAGCCATATAATATTGAGAGACACAGGCTGGATAGGACAGCGCCTTTTCCATTAGTAAAGGGGGTCATTAACCAGGGAGCATACATTTGTAAGGTAGGTgacagaaggctgagaggagagcTGAAAAGTTTTTCAGCAGAGGTGGTGagagtctggaattcactgcctgaaaagggTGGTTGAGTCAAAAACTCTtttaacatttaagcagtatttaagTACTAACTTGCTTTGACATAGACTCCAGGGTTGTGGGCTATGACctgagaaaatgggattagtgtaatcaGATCTTTGATAGCCATGGGCATAATAGGTGGCCAATTGATCAGAGATGACGAGCTCTATAGATCTGATGAGCAATGTAGAGGAGAGCGGAAGGAGTAGTTAACCTAAGCACGATTGGCTGACAATGTCACTGAAAGGTTACAGACGAGCTCCAGTATATGATTGCAGATGGAGCAAGAGACACAAGTGTGGCATATCATGACAGATCTAATGGGAGTAGCTACAAACAGAGCTGTGTATACAATCTTCTGCATCCCATTGTGAAAAGATCTTTGAGAACAATGTGAATTCACCACAATAATGTCAAAATGGGAAACTACAGTTTTAAGGTGATGCACCAGATTCTATGCTTATTGTAAGTGTAACAGAAAAGCTGATATGATATGAATTATATTGTTATTGGCATGTATACGTAAGATCCCAGGATACCCCATGACTCACGATCAGTGCGCAGAACAATGTATCATTCTGCAGGAAGATAATGTTTCACTGGTGAAAGGAACAAAAACAAGAAGGtattgatttaaagtgatgtgtaaaAGAAGCAAGTgtaatggaatgcactgcctggaaatatggtggctGCAGATTCAGTCAAGGCATTCAAGAGACCATTGAATGACTATTTGGATAGAAAGTGTGTGTAAGTGTATGGCggaaaatgtaggaggttggCACTAGGCATTGgaggtgatctttcaagaatcactggagTTGGGGAGGATcacaaaggactggaaaatggctaatgtaacaccccagtttaagaagggagggaagcaggAGATAGGAAATCTTAGGGCAGTtcgcctgaccttggtcattggtaagatttttagAGTCCGTTAATATTGATGAGTTTGCAATGTGCTTTGGAATTGCATGATAAAATATGGCTGAGTCAGCACCgtttcatcaaggggaaatcacggctgacaaatctgttagaattccttgGTGTTGAGCAAGTTAGACAGGGACAGCCAATGACATGATctgtttagatttccagaaggccgtTGACCaagtgctgcacaggaggttgctaaataagataaaagccgACGGTGTTGGGGGCAAGGTACTGCCATGGTTAGAGGGTTGGCTgactaacagaaggcagagactagggataaaggggtctttttcaggatggcatctAGTGATCATGGAGGTCAgctggagtcagtgttgggaccacaactgttccagttatacattaacgatctggacaaaggaactgacggcattgttgctaagtttgccgATTGCACAGTGAAAGATGTTAagaaagcagggaggctgcagaacaaCTTGGAtaagctgggagagtgggcaaagaagtggcagctggaatacaatgtgaaaaGGTGtagggttatgcactttggtaagaagaatagaggcataaactattttataaacagagaaatacttcagaaatctgaagtacaaagggacttgggagtcctagttcagagttctcaaggttaacatgcaggttcagttggcagttaggaaggcaaatgcaacgttagcattcatttcaagagggctaaaatacaagagcagagatgtactgctgaggctgtataaggttctggtcagaccacatttggaatattgtgagcagttttagaccccattatctaaggaaggatgtgttgatgTTGAGGGGAGTCCAGTGGAGActtacaagaataatcccagaGAAGAAGGAATTATCAAatgagtgattagattagattccctacagtgtggaaatatgcccttcggcccaacaagtccacactgacctaccgaagagtaacccacccagacccatttccctctgactaatgcacctaacactaggagCAAAtttgcatagccaattcacctgacctgcacatctttggactgtggaaggaaacccatgtagacatggggagaatgtgctgaaaaatgtgttgctggaaaaacgcagcaggtcaggcagcatccaaggagcaggagaatcgacgtttcgggcataagcccttcatcaggcttatgcccaaaacgttgattctcctgctccttgggtgctgcctgacctgcgattttccagcaacacatttttcagctctgatctccagcatctgcagtcctcactttctccatggggagaatgtgcaaactctacacagaaagtcacccaaggctggaattgaaactgtccctggcactgagccgcagtgctaaccactgagccatcatgccgccccaaaccggttgaggactctgggtctgtattcaatggagtgtagaaggatgagggggaacctcattgaaacttacaaaatactgagaggctggatagagtggacatggagaagatgtttccactaataggagagtctaggacccaaGGGTACAGCCTGAGAGTGAAGGGACAGCATTTTAGAACTTAGATGAGGAGCAATCTCTTCAGCTAGAGGatggtgattctgtggaacttattgccacataaggctgtggaggtcatGTCATTCAGTGTATTCAAAacataaataggttcttgattggtcaggggatcaaaggctatggagagataggtttctcaaccccattttgctctatcagccatgatcaaatggcagagcagactcaatggcccgaatagcctaattctactcctgtaTCTTCTGTTCTTGGAGGTAATGATGCTCCTATGAAGAACTAGTGCAGGCACGATTGACCAAATGCTCTCCTTCTGCGTTGCAGAAATTCTGTGATTGTTATTCTTCTAAATCCTGTCTTGACCAAGTGATGCTACAAGAAGGTCTATCTATTTCCCCTGAGTCCCAGCTGTAAGAGCCTCTTCTACCCAACCTTTGCTGACTTTCACATTGCAATTGAATTccaaacctgtttttttttttggtctTTGGCCACATGTCCATGCCCTCCAACTCTAATCCCCTGAAGCATTTTAGTTTCAGTAGGTAGCAGTATTGTCGGTCAACTCTTTACCCACTGCATCAACCCTTCGAAACCTTCAGCTTTCAACCAAGCTTTGCATCAACTCTCCTAATTGCTCTGTAGTTCATCTCTGAAGCACCTTGTCATGTTGAACCAAAGGCAGGTTATAAAACTAGATGTAGAGAGCCCACACACCTGAATTATACTTGTGTTCCAGCAACCTAATGTCGGCAGTATTTTACCTGCCATGAATTCTACCAGCCAGCAGGCCATGGTTACCTCGAACACAACATGGAAACTGATTTCTGTCTCTTTATGCTTCCAGATCTCGAGGAACTCAGTCGGAAGGAGAGTGAGTACATTCCCAGTTCACAGGACGACCCAGAGTTCAACATGGACACTGCCAGTGAAACACTGGACTCAAGTGGGAATTGTTGAGTGACTAAAGGACAATGCTTGCTGAAGTCTGCTATCAAGGAGATGGGATATTGAAAATggagttatttttaatttttccaataCTTGGGGGGCGAGCTTGAAAACTGTTTGTTTATGTAGGGGTTTACGTAACTGTCTGTTTTTGTTCTTACATGTGCGTCTCTGTCTTTATCTGTAATTGGTGTGATGTGTGAGTTTGCAGTGTTGTTTCCCCTTTTACTTTCCCGGTGGTGGAAATCTATTCCCAGTCGAGGGATGAAAACTGACGTTAAACTGACATGGTTCAATGCTTGGCTTACTGCTGAGGTTTGGCTCTAAGTGGCATTGAGTTCAGGTAATTAACAGTGGTGAACCTAGGAGATGGGGGTTATTGCAATGTGTTGTGGTGAGCTTTTCCTTGTAGTTGGCACTGATGGGAGAATATGATGGCGAGTCTTTATAatttgttgcgagtgatgcataaatgtg
Protein-coding regions in this window:
- the LOC122540745 gene encoding toll/interleukin-1 receptor domain-containing adapter protein, with the protein product MARFFRWLVDFKRNRNSSPNSRLNPCSSPQTSDRTKSPCGDLRSCSTSLSTTTLSSWKLDSSARWSKEYDVCVCHTEDDIMYVQDLVSFFELHPHSLRCFLQFRDATPGGAVCTELCQAVRESHCWVLVITPSFLKDPWCRYQMQQALSESPMANGRIIPVRKQLERKDYPQELRFMFGIDVRQDKENGFQKIKCAIMHYLEELSRKESEYIPSSQDDPEFNMDTASETLDSSGNC